A segment of the Terriglobia bacterium genome:
GGCATTTGCCGCGCGGCGTTTGAGCACGCCAGGAAATACGGCTACAAGAACGTGACCATCTGCGAGAAGCCCAACGTGCTGCGCGAAACCAGCGGCATGATGGAAGAGGCGGCAAAGCAGGTGGCGAAGGATTATGCCGGCATTCCGCTGTGGTCCACTAACATTGACGCGCAGACGATGTGGCTGACCAAGAACCCGGAAGACTACGGCGTGATCGTCGCGTCGAACCTGTTCGGCGACGTGATTTCCGACGCGTTTGCCGGACTCGTAGGCGGGCTCGGCTTTGCGGCGAGCGGAAACATCGGCGACGAGGTCGCGGTTTTCGAGCCGACGCACGGATCGGCGCCGAAGTATGCCGAGCTGAATCCGCCGATCGTCAACCCGATTGCGATGATTCTCTCGGCGGCGATGATGCTGGACCATGTCGGGGAGCACGACAAGGCGGAGCGCGTGCGAGGCGCGATTGCTGCCGTCGTGAGTGAGGGAAAAGTCCGCACTTATGACATGATGCGCATACCCGGGGGCGCAAAGTCCATTGCGCAGGGCGCGGCAACAACGCCGCAGATGACGGATGCAATTTTGAAGAAGCTGAAGTCAGCGAAGGTTGGAACTGCGGCGGATT
Coding sequences within it:
- a CDS encoding isocitrate/isopropylmalate dehydrogenase family protein; the protein is MAKYTVVSMPGDGIGNQVLPEAIRVLDAVGFDATYVHGDIGWEFWKTQGNALPDRTIALLEKHKLGLFGAITSKPKKEADAELSPALKGKGYTYYSPIVTMRQRFNLDICVRPCIGFPGNPLNFVRKKVAGGFEEPRVNVVVFRQNTEGLYCGVEWTNPPALVRQALESHPKFKPFAGTKGEDLAISVRIITRRGAEGICRAAFEHARKYGYKNVTICEKPNVLRETSGMMEEAAKQVAKDYAGIPLWSTNIDAQTMWLTKNPEDYGVIVASNLFGDVISDAFAGLVGGLGFAASGNIGDEVAVFEPTHGSAPKYAELNPPIVNPIAMILSAAMMLDHVGEHDKAERVRGAIAAVVSEGKVRTYDMMRIPGGAKSIAQGAATTPQMTDAILKKLKSAKVGTAAD